One genomic window of Halanaerobium saccharolyticum subsp. saccharolyticum DSM 6643 includes the following:
- a CDS encoding 1-deoxy-D-xylulose-5-phosphate reductoisomerase codes for MKNISILGSTGSIGCQTLEVIDSLKNWQVKALTAYKNIDLLEKQIKKYQPEFVVVVDAEAAADLRSKLKTKKTEVLIGKENLKIAASEDVDIVLNAIVGFAGLEPSLAAAEAANDIALANKESLVSGGSILTDLVNKKGVSLLPVDSEHNAIFQLLKSHEKELDEILLTASGGPFFSYSKDELAKVSVADALNHPNWEMGSKITIDSASLMNKGLEVIEAHWLFDCDYDDIKVLVHPQSIVHSMIRLIDGTVLAEMGSADMRMPIQYCLTYPERIESLGSKLELDQIAALEFFQADTEKFPNLKYAYTAGKAGGTYPAVLNAANEIAVYSFLKGEIPFLAMSRVVASVLDQHQNILDPNLEDILNSDQEARRLALEVIKEWF; via the coding sequence ATGAAAAATATATCAATTCTTGGTTCCACTGGTTCAATTGGATGCCAGACTTTAGAAGTAATAGATAGTTTAAAAAATTGGCAGGTTAAGGCTTTAACTGCTTATAAAAATATTGATCTTCTTGAAAAACAGATCAAAAAATATCAGCCAGAATTTGTAGTTGTAGTAGATGCAGAAGCTGCAGCTGATTTAAGATCTAAATTAAAGACTAAAAAAACAGAAGTTTTGATCGGTAAAGAAAACTTAAAAATTGCTGCGTCTGAAGATGTAGATATTGTCTTAAATGCAATTGTAGGTTTTGCAGGTTTAGAGCCTTCGCTAGCTGCAGCAGAAGCAGCTAATGATATTGCACTGGCAAATAAAGAAAGTTTAGTCAGTGGAGGTTCTATTTTAACAGACTTAGTTAATAAAAAAGGTGTAAGCTTATTACCAGTCGATAGTGAGCATAATGCGATATTTCAACTTTTAAAAAGTCATGAAAAAGAATTAGATGAAATTCTTTTAACTGCTTCTGGTGGTCCTTTCTTTTCTTATTCTAAGGATGAATTAGCAAAAGTATCAGTAGCAGATGCTTTAAACCATCCAAATTGGGAAATGGGTAGTAAAATTACGATTGATTCTGCTTCTTTAATGAATAAGGGGCTGGAAGTTATTGAAGCTCATTGGTTATTTGATTGTGATTATGATGATATAAAAGTACTTGTGCATCCTCAGAGTATTGTTCATTCAATGATTAGATTGATTGACGGTACTGTTTTAGCAGAGATGGGATCAGCAGATATGAGAATGCCAATTCAATATTGTTTAACTTATCCTGAAAGAATAGAATCTTTAGGGAGCAAATTAGAACTTGATCAAATTGCTGCTTTAGAATTTTTTCAGGCAGATACAGAAAAATTTCCTAATTTAAAATATGCATATACTGCTGGCAAAGCGGGAGGAACCTATCCTGCTGTTTTAAATGCTGCTAATGAAATTGCAGTTTATAGTTTTTTAAAAGGTGAAATTCCATTTTTAGCTATGAGTAGAGTTGTAGCTTCTGTTTTAGATCAGCATCAGAATATTTTAGATCCTAATTTAGAGGATATCTTAAATTCTGATCAAGAAGCTCGTCGTTTGGCCTTGGAGGTAATTAAAGAATGGTTTTAA
- the tsf gene encoding translation elongation factor Ts, whose product MGVTMKDIKELRSRTGAGVLDCKKALNEVDGDVEAAVEFLREKGMAAAAKKAGRVAAEGLVSLNISDDRKKGILVEVNSETDFVAKNDQFQTLVSDISDHLMQSEAEEVEAVENEKWFKDESQTVNDVIKASIASIGENINLRRFKRVETDGYLFGYIHMGGKIGVLVEYANEFNEEKAQTAKDIAMHIAAINPEFLDRASVDSTSIEKEKKIYREQMLNEGKPEHILDQIIEGKINKYYTQVCLLEQPFVRNDDQTVSEILEENDMEVKQFTRFEIGEGIEKKEEDFAAEVAAMTKNQ is encoded by the coding sequence ATGGGCGTTACAATGAAAGATATAAAAGAGCTTCGTTCCCGTACCGGTGCAGGTGTTCTTGACTGCAAAAAGGCTTTAAATGAAGTTGATGGTGATGTTGAAGCTGCTGTAGAATTTTTGAGAGAAAAAGGGATGGCGGCTGCTGCTAAAAAAGCTGGTCGTGTTGCTGCAGAGGGATTAGTAAGCTTAAATATCAGTGATGATCGCAAAAAAGGTATTTTAGTTGAGGTTAACTCCGAAACTGATTTTGTTGCTAAAAATGATCAGTTCCAGACTTTAGTATCTGATATTTCAGATCATTTAATGCAGAGTGAGGCAGAGGAAGTAGAAGCTGTTGAAAATGAAAAATGGTTTAAAGATGAGAGCCAGACAGTGAATGATGTAATTAAAGCTTCTATTGCAAGCATTGGTGAAAACATCAATCTGAGAAGATTTAAAAGAGTTGAAACTGATGGTTATTTATTTGGTTATATCCACATGGGTGGAAAAATTGGTGTTTTAGTAGAGTATGCTAATGAGTTTAATGAAGAAAAAGCTCAAACAGCTAAAGATATTGCAATGCATATTGCAGCTATCAATCCAGAATTTTTAGATCGTGCTTCTGTAGACTCAACATCAATTGAAAAAGAAAAGAAAATTTATAGAGAACAAATGTTAAATGAAGGAAAGCCAGAGCATATTCTTGATCAAATTATTGAAGGTAAAATCAATAAGTATTATACTCAGGTTTGTCTTTTAGAGCAGCCATTTGTTAGAAACGACGATCAAACTGTTTCAGAAATATTAGAGGAAAATGATATGGAAGTTAAACAGTTTACACGCTTTGAAATCGGTGAAGGTATTGAAAAGAAAGAAGAAGATTTCGCGGCTGAAGTTGCTGCTATGACAAAAAATCAATAA
- the pyrH gene encoding UMP kinase, with the protein MTEKPVYSRILLKISGEALAGDNGFGIDPDMIQKIAAEISDVVKSTNVEMAVVVGGGNIFRGIAGSAKGMDRGTADYMGMLATVINALALQDAIEKFDIETRVQSAIEMRQIAEPYIRRRAIRHLEKGRVVIFAAGTGNPFFSTDTTAALRAAEISADVILMAKNVDGIYDSDPAVNENAQKHETLSYIDLLNNSLRVMDFTAVSLCMDNKIPLKVFAVKKEGNIKRVLLGEDIGTSVK; encoded by the coding sequence ATGACAGAAAAACCAGTTTATTCAAGAATACTGCTTAAAATTAGTGGGGAAGCCCTTGCCGGTGATAATGGATTTGGTATTGACCCGGACATGATTCAAAAAATTGCTGCAGAAATCAGTGATGTAGTAAAGTCTACAAATGTGGAAATGGCAGTTGTAGTTGGTGGTGGCAATATATTTAGAGGTATAGCAGGTAGTGCAAAAGGAATGGACAGAGGTACAGCAGATTATATGGGTATGTTGGCTACTGTTATTAATGCATTAGCATTACAGGATGCTATCGAAAAATTTGATATTGAAACTAGAGTTCAGTCTGCAATTGAAATGCGTCAGATTGCTGAGCCATATATTAGACGTCGTGCAATCAGACATTTAGAAAAAGGAAGAGTGGTTATCTTTGCGGCTGGTACAGGAAATCCATTTTTCTCAACTGATACTACAGCAGCTTTACGGGCAGCAGAAATTTCTGCAGATGTAATCTTAATGGCTAAAAATGTTGATGGAATCTATGATTCTGATCCTGCAGTTAATGAGAATGCACAAAAGCATGAGACATTATCTTATATTGACTTATTAAATAACTCCTTGCGGGTTATGGACTTTACAGCAGTTTCACTCTGTATGGATAATAAAATACCTTTAAAAGTATTTGCAGTTAAAAAAGAAGGTAACATTAAGCGGGTATTGCTTGGCGAAGATATTGGAACTTCTGTTAAATAA
- a CDS encoding isoprenyl transferase, with the protein MNSPKNIAIIMDGNGRWAQQRNKHRTSGHKEGVKTLKKIVKAAVNLNVASLTVYAFSTENWKRPKAEVDFLLTLMRQTMRNEVEELIEKGVKVKFIGRKDALSENLTDEIEYIEQSSTNNKKLTLNIAFNYGGRAEITDAAKRLAEAYKADKLSLDQFDENNFSDYLYNKELKEVELLIRTGGDMRLSNFLLWQSAYAELYFTDKFWPDFEEKDLIKAIEEFKQRERRFGGLNDGDQHA; encoded by the coding sequence ATGAATAGCCCTAAAAACATTGCAATAATCATGGATGGTAATGGCCGTTGGGCACAACAAAGAAACAAACATAGAACTTCTGGCCATAAAGAAGGGGTTAAAACCCTTAAAAAAATAGTAAAAGCTGCTGTCAATTTAAATGTTGCATCACTAACAGTGTATGCTTTTTCAACAGAAAATTGGAAAAGACCAAAAGCTGAGGTTGATTTTCTTTTAACTTTAATGAGGCAAACTATGCGTAATGAAGTCGAAGAATTAATTGAAAAGGGTGTTAAAGTTAAATTTATTGGTAGAAAAGATGCATTATCGGAAAATTTAACTGATGAAATAGAGTATATCGAACAAAGCTCTACTAATAATAAAAAATTAACATTAAATATTGCCTTTAATTATGGTGGAAGAGCAGAGATTACCGATGCAGCAAAAAGATTAGCTGAAGCTTATAAAGCAGATAAGCTGTCTCTGGATCAATTTGATGAAAATAATTTTTCAGATTATTTATATAATAAAGAACTCAAGGAAGTAGAATTATTAATTAGAACAGGTGGAGATATGCGCCTTAGTAATTTTTTACTCTGGCAGTCTGCTTATGCGGAACTGTATTTCACCGATAAATTCTGGCCTGATTTTGAGGAAAAAGATTTAATCAAAGCGATTGAAGAATTCAAGCAGCGGGAAAGAAGATTTGGCGGCTTAAATGATGGTGATCAGCATGCTTAA
- the ytvI gene encoding sporulation integral membrane protein YtvI, whose translation MSINKWYIKYFLMFLFLLFSLVILEHVFIYFTPFIIAAVIASLINPIVDYLDNKIPVHRGFSVLIVLFLVILILVTMLIIGGAQGYLELNRLLRNLPDYRSIDSQIKWISEQNLELENFMENWEISAAVKEAINSNLQLLYNGVRDTLVSVINSVLDFLTKLPSMFMILFIAFIATFFISRDRDSIKEFLINIFPEDIQPKIANVFTQLNRSAVGYIRAMLILITISGIVAGTGVKLMGNQYALIVGAAAAILDLIPIIGPALLFYPWIVMSIIFGNFSQAFSLFLLHLFLAGIRSASEGKIMGKNLGLHPLATMTALFSGYRILGAIGFVVGPTFLVIIKAIVDSDLVDIR comes from the coding sequence ATGTCAATCAATAAATGGTATATTAAATACTTTTTAATGTTTTTGTTTTTGTTATTTAGTTTAGTTATTTTAGAACATGTTTTTATTTATTTTACGCCATTTATTATTGCTGCTGTTATTGCCAGTTTAATTAATCCCATTGTAGATTATTTAGACAATAAAATACCAGTACACAGGGGTTTTAGTGTTCTCATCGTATTATTTTTAGTGATCTTAATTTTAGTAACCATGCTCATCATTGGGGGAGCACAGGGTTATTTAGAATTGAACAGGCTGCTTCGCAACCTACCTGATTATCGTTCCATTGATTCTCAAATAAAGTGGATTTCTGAACAAAATTTAGAATTAGAAAATTTTATGGAAAATTGGGAAATATCAGCTGCTGTTAAAGAGGCAATTAACAGCAATTTACAGTTATTATACAATGGAGTTAGAGATACGCTTGTTTCTGTAATAAATTCAGTTTTGGATTTTTTAACCAAATTACCAAGTATGTTTATGATTCTTTTTATAGCTTTTATAGCCACATTTTTTATCAGTAGAGATCGAGATAGTATTAAAGAATTTCTAATAAATATTTTTCCAGAAGACATACAGCCTAAAATAGCTAATGTTTTTACTCAGTTAAACCGTTCTGCTGTTGGTTATATTAGAGCAATGTTAATTTTAATTACAATTAGTGGAATAGTAGCTGGAACTGGAGTTAAATTAATGGGTAATCAATATGCTCTAATTGTTGGAGCTGCAGCTGCTATACTTGATTTAATACCTATTATTGGTCCTGCTTTATTATTTTACCCCTGGATAGTAATGTCAATTATTTTTGGTAATTTTTCTCAGGCTTTTTCACTTTTTCTGCTGCATTTATTTTTGGCAGGAATACGCTCGGCTTCCGAGGGGAAAATTATGGGTAAAAATCTCGGCTTACATCCTTTGGCAACTATGACAGCACTTTTTTCTGGTTACAGAATACTTGGTGCCATCGGTTTTGTGGTAGGACCAACTTTTTTAGTTATTATTAAGGCAATAGTTGATTCGGATTTAGTAGATATTAGATAA
- the ispG gene encoding flavodoxin-dependent (E)-4-hydroxy-3-methylbut-2-enyl-diphosphate synthase, whose amino-acid sequence MYNRRKTKVVNFAEQQVGGKAPISVQSMCNTKTENVEATVKQIKELEVVGCEIIRVAVPDENSAQALSEIKKRIKIPLVADIHFDYKLALMAVENGVDALRINPGNIGSDQRVKEVALACKNNDIPIRVGSNSGSIEKELLKKFGGPTAEAMVESALRNVRILEENNFDKIVISLKSSHISTTIKAYKLMAKKVNYPFHIGITESGTPWRGTIKSAAGIASLLTQGLGDTLRVSLTGDPVEEVRVGWQILKSLELRKKGVEIISCPTCGRTNIDLIALAEKVEKELMKIDKDITVAVMGCAVNGPGEAKEADIGIAGGMEEGLIFKSGKIIKKVKEDQLLEELLNEINKL is encoded by the coding sequence ATGTATAATAGAAGAAAAACAAAAGTTGTTAATTTTGCTGAACAGCAAGTTGGAGGAAAGGCTCCAATTTCTGTTCAGTCAATGTGTAATACGAAAACAGAGAATGTAGAAGCCACCGTTAAACAGATAAAAGAACTTGAAGTAGTCGGTTGTGAGATTATTAGGGTGGCAGTTCCAGATGAAAATTCTGCTCAAGCTCTTTCTGAAATAAAAAAAAGAATTAAAATCCCACTGGTTGCTGATATCCACTTTGATTATAAGCTGGCTTTAATGGCAGTTGAAAATGGTGTCGATGCTCTGAGAATAAATCCAGGTAATATTGGAAGTGATCAGAGGGTGAAAGAGGTTGCTTTAGCCTGCAAAAATAATGATATTCCAATTCGAGTTGGTAGTAATTCTGGCTCAATTGAAAAAGAGTTATTAAAAAAATTTGGTGGTCCAACTGCAGAAGCAATGGTTGAAAGTGCTTTAAGAAATGTAAGGATCTTAGAAGAAAATAATTTTGACAAGATTGTTATTTCTCTAAAATCAAGTCATATTTCAACGACTATTAAAGCATATAAATTAATGGCTAAAAAAGTTAATTACCCTTTCCATATTGGGATAACAGAGTCAGGTACTCCCTGGAGAGGTACAATCAAATCGGCTGCCGGTATTGCCTCACTTTTAACACAGGGACTCGGTGATACTTTAAGAGTTTCCTTAACTGGTGATCCAGTTGAAGAAGTTAGAGTAGGCTGGCAGATTTTAAAATCATTAGAGCTCAGAAAAAAGGGCGTAGAAATTATTTCCTGTCCAACCTGTGGTCGGACAAATATTGATTTAATTGCTTTGGCTGAAAAGGTCGAAAAAGAGTTAATGAAAATTGATAAAGATATTACAGTTGCAGTAATGGGTTGCGCTGTAAATGGGCCTGGTGAAGCTAAAGAAGCTGATATTGGTATTGCAGGTGGAATGGAAGAAGGCTTAATTTTTAAATCAGGTAAAATTATCAAAAAAGTAAAGGAAGATCAGCTTTTAGAAGAATTATTAAATGAGATAAATAAACTTTAA
- the frr gene encoding ribosome recycling factor translates to MFREVMKETENKMQKTLAKTKEDLNTIRTGRARPSLVENIKANNYGVATPIQQMAKVFAPEARQIVIEPWDKNNIDTIEKAIMQENLGLNPSNDGSVIRINIPQLTEERRKELVKILHEKAEKGRIAIRAIRREANEELEMLEDEGEISEDNMHRGLDNVQELTDEYIGKLDSIVKNKEEEIMEV, encoded by the coding sequence ATGTTTAGAGAAGTAATGAAAGAAACAGAAAATAAGATGCAGAAAACACTTGCAAAAACAAAAGAAGATTTAAATACCATTAGAACTGGTAGAGCTAGACCATCATTAGTCGAAAATATTAAAGCTAACAACTATGGAGTTGCTACTCCAATTCAGCAGATGGCAAAAGTTTTTGCTCCAGAAGCCAGACAGATAGTAATTGAGCCCTGGGATAAAAACAATATTGATACAATTGAAAAGGCTATTATGCAGGAAAATTTGGGGCTTAACCCCAGCAATGATGGTAGTGTAATTCGAATTAATATTCCCCAATTAACAGAAGAAAGAAGAAAAGAACTAGTCAAGATTCTGCATGAAAAAGCAGAAAAAGGTAGAATTGCTATTCGTGCAATTCGACGCGAAGCTAATGAAGAATTAGAAATGTTAGAAGATGAAGGAGAAATTTCTGAAGATAATATGCACCGCGGTCTTGATAATGTTCAGGAGTTAACTGATGAGTATATTGGTAAATTAGACAGCATAGTTAAAAATAAAGAAGAAGAGATAATGGAAGTTTAG
- the rseP gene encoding RIP metalloprotease RseP — protein MVLTIVSFVIVLGILVFIHEFGHYITAKKSDIMVSEFALGFGPKLISKQVGETLYSIRAIPLGGFCNMVGEFPADESMPEAERETYDQAKEKGRLFNQKSAFKRLAVILMGPIMNFLLAVLIFILAFAIFGVPTSTNNEAILGEVIPEQPAAEAGLRANDKILAINGQEVDSWEKMSELIRQNSEQEITIRYQRDSEIEEITITPAYDEESERGVIGVYPKLIRENVGFGSAITLGLQQSYQVFKMTIQGFVQMFRESSAEDIGGPIMIASIIGQAARVGILNVLNWMAIISINLGIINLLPFPALDGGRILFIVIEMIRGKAVDPRKESYVHMIGFALLMLLMIFIIYNDVMRTFFN, from the coding sequence ATGGTTTTAACAATTGTTTCATTTGTAATTGTATTAGGAATTTTAGTGTTCATCCATGAATTTGGTCATTATATTACTGCTAAAAAATCAGATATAATGGTTTCTGAATTCGCACTCGGTTTTGGTCCTAAACTCATTTCTAAGCAGGTAGGAGAAACTCTATATTCGATTAGAGCTATCCCGCTTGGTGGTTTTTGTAATATGGTTGGTGAGTTTCCAGCAGATGAGTCAATGCCGGAAGCAGAAAGAGAAACTTATGATCAAGCCAAGGAAAAAGGAAGGCTTTTTAATCAAAAATCTGCTTTCAAAAGACTGGCTGTAATTTTAATGGGTCCAATTATGAATTTTTTATTAGCTGTTTTAATTTTTATTTTAGCTTTTGCTATTTTTGGAGTTCCCACATCTACAAACAATGAGGCAATTTTAGGTGAGGTGATTCCTGAACAACCAGCCGCTGAAGCAGGTTTGAGAGCAAATGATAAGATACTTGCAATAAACGGACAAGAAGTTGATAGTTGGGAAAAAATGTCTGAGCTAATTAGACAGAACTCGGAACAGGAGATTACAATTCGTTATCAGCGTGATAGTGAGATTGAAGAGATTACTATAACACCAGCTTATGATGAAGAGAGTGAGCGGGGAGTTATTGGTGTTTATCCTAAGTTAATTAGAGAAAATGTTGGCTTTGGCAGTGCTATTACTTTAGGGCTGCAGCAGAGTTATCAGGTTTTTAAAATGACTATCCAAGGTTTTGTCCAGATGTTTAGAGAAAGTTCTGCCGAAGATATAGGTGGACCAATTATGATTGCTTCTATTATTGGTCAGGCTGCAAGAGTTGGAATTTTAAATGTTCTCAATTGGATGGCTATTATTAGTATAAACTTAGGTATAATTAATTTACTACCTTTTCCAGCTTTAGATGGTGGTAGAATATTATTTATAGTCATTGAAATGATAAGAGGTAAGGCAGTGGATCCTCGCAAAGAAAGTTATGTCCACATGATTGGTTTTGCATTATTAATGCTGCTGATGATTTTTATTATTTATAATGATGTAATGAGAACTTTCTTTAATTAA
- a CDS encoding proline--tRNA ligase, which translates to MRMSKLYLPTLKEDPAEAEVTSHKLMLRAGMMRKHSSGIYSYLPLGYKVIKKVESITRKHMDNSEAQEVLLPVMQTSKIWKDSKRWDKFGPLMIKFHDRKNREYCLGPTHEEVVTDLVRDEVRSYKDLPLNLYQIQTKVRDEIRPRFGVMRGREFIMKDAYSLDVDYEGLDLSYQAMYDAYEKVFAECGLEAVAVEADTGAMGGKDSHEFMVLADSGEDEIAFCSDCDYAANVERATSKKVEIDFEVESDFEKIHTPEIKTISELEEYLEVPAAKMIKAVAMIADGEAVLALVSGEDELNEIKLTNYLQANELRAAEEEEFEELFNSVPGFIGPVNLNGVRIVADQRLKNMSGAIVGANEKDYHLKNVKTNRDFEVEAFADLRSVRGGERCPNCDSGKLNIKDGIEVGHIFKLGTKYSKNMGANYLDENGKAQPIVMGSYGIGITRLVAAAIEQNNDDYGIKWPKAIAPYQIIILPLGNDEAVQEKSEEIYQDLKAKGWEVLIDDRNERAGVKFNDSELIGIPLRLTIGSRSLENGVVEAMIRSENKKLEIELDNLDQKVEKLYEEIS; encoded by the coding sequence ATGCGCATGTCAAAATTATATTTACCAACACTGAAAGAAGATCCTGCTGAGGCAGAGGTTACTAGTCATAAACTGATGCTGAGAGCTGGAATGATGAGAAAACATTCTTCCGGGATATATTCTTATCTTCCTTTAGGATATAAAGTAATTAAAAAAGTTGAAAGTATAACAAGAAAACATATGGATAACAGTGAGGCACAGGAGGTTTTACTTCCTGTGATGCAGACATCTAAAATCTGGAAAGATTCTAAGCGCTGGGACAAATTTGGTCCTTTGATGATTAAATTTCATGATCGTAAAAATCGCGAATACTGTTTAGGCCCAACTCACGAAGAAGTAGTAACTGATCTAGTCAGAGATGAAGTTAGATCATATAAAGATCTACCTTTAAATTTATATCAGATTCAGACAAAGGTTAGAGATGAAATTAGACCTCGTTTTGGTGTGATGCGCGGCCGTGAGTTTATTATGAAAGATGCTTATAGCTTAGATGTTGATTATGAAGGCTTAGATCTAAGTTATCAAGCGATGTATGATGCTTATGAGAAAGTTTTTGCAGAATGTGGTTTAGAAGCAGTTGCAGTTGAAGCGGATACTGGAGCTATGGGTGGAAAAGATTCTCATGAATTTATGGTTCTTGCTGATTCTGGAGAAGATGAAATTGCTTTTTGCAGTGACTGTGATTATGCTGCAAATGTAGAAAGAGCTACATCCAAAAAAGTTGAGATTGATTTTGAAGTAGAATCTGACTTTGAAAAAATACATACACCTGAGATTAAAACTATTAGTGAATTAGAAGAATATTTGGAAGTTCCAGCTGCCAAAATGATTAAAGCTGTTGCTATGATTGCTGATGGTGAGGCAGTTTTAGCCTTAGTTTCTGGTGAAGATGAGTTAAACGAAATTAAATTAACAAATTATCTTCAAGCTAATGAATTAAGAGCTGCCGAAGAGGAAGAATTTGAAGAATTATTTAATAGTGTTCCCGGATTTATTGGTCCTGTAAACTTAAATGGGGTTAGAATTGTTGCTGACCAGCGTTTGAAAAACATGTCAGGAGCTATTGTTGGAGCCAATGAAAAAGATTATCACTTAAAAAATGTAAAAACAAATAGAGATTTTGAAGTTGAAGCATTTGCTGATCTTCGTTCAGTCAGAGGTGGAGAAAGATGTCCTAACTGTGATAGTGGTAAATTAAATATCAAAGATGGGATTGAAGTTGGGCATATTTTTAAATTAGGAACAAAATACAGCAAAAATATGGGTGCCAATTATCTTGACGAAAACGGAAAAGCGCAGCCGATAGTTATGGGAAGTTATGGAATTGGTATTACCCGTCTGGTTGCTGCAGCTATTGAACAAAATAATGATGATTACGGTATTAAATGGCCAAAAGCAATTGCTCCTTATCAGATAATTATCCTACCTTTAGGTAATGATGAGGCAGTTCAGGAAAAATCTGAAGAAATTTATCAAGATTTAAAAGCTAAGGGCTGGGAAGTATTAATTGATGATCGAAATGAAAGAGCAGGAGTTAAATTTAACGACTCTGAGTTAATTGGAATCCCTCTTCGTTTAACTATTGGATCTCGTTCTCTGGAAAATGGTGTAGTTGAAGCAATGATTAGATCAGAAAATAAAAAATTAGAAATAGAATTAGATAATTTAGATCAAAAAGTTGAAAAATTGTATGAAGAGATTTCTTAG
- a CDS encoding SPX domain-containing protein has product MEFEVYRLLASPLAKAVNFFEEKQLNYRLKEIKPPYQNKDNLKNSGKKRVLKIKKDIVNNIYQITWSFQYNS; this is encoded by the coding sequence ATGGAGTTTGAAGTGTATAGATTATTAGCTTCTCCACTTGCTAAAGCAGTTAATTTTTTTGAAGAAAAACAGCTCAATTATAGATTAAAAGAAATTAAACCTCCATATCAAAATAAAGATAATTTGAAAAACAGTGGAAAAAAAAGAGTTCTTAAAATAAAAAAAGACATTGTTAATAATATTTATCAGATAACCTGGTCTTTTCAATATAACAGCTAA
- a CDS encoding phosphatidate cytidylyltransferase, producing the protein MLKKRIISAIIGILLLIFLVFAGSLPFFITVSIISVLAVREYGRMLKIKSKALLTLLSLSSVLIVFNVYLISNNYNYLPYGIIFFIIIFSLYIYHLYNYEENQFIKNLSYQLFSVIYIGGGLSFAVFLRDLNRDPFINTSALWLVLIATWLTDSGAYFVGKKFGKKSMAPIISPNKTIAGAVGGILTTALFIIAAAYFLEILTIYYIIFAFLFPAVAIMGDLFESCIKRNFGVKDTGTIIPGHGGILDRFDSFIFTAPFTYYFIILLLG; encoded by the coding sequence ATGCTTAAAAAAAGAATTATTAGTGCTATTATAGGAATTTTATTATTAATTTTTTTAGTCTTTGCAGGTTCTCTACCATTTTTTATTACAGTTAGTATTATCTCTGTGCTTGCAGTTAGAGAATATGGAAGAATGCTTAAAATTAAATCAAAAGCATTACTTACTTTACTTTCTTTAAGTTCTGTCTTGATTGTTTTTAATGTTTATTTGATTTCTAATAATTATAATTATTTACCGTATGGAATTATTTTTTTTATTATTATTTTTAGTCTTTATATTTATCATTTATATAATTATGAAGAAAATCAATTCATTAAAAACTTAAGTTATCAACTTTTTTCAGTCATTTATATTGGTGGTGGCTTATCCTTTGCAGTTTTTTTAAGAGATCTAAATCGAGATCCCTTTATTAATACTAGTGCTTTATGGTTAGTTTTAATTGCCACCTGGTTAACTGATTCGGGTGCTTATTTTGTAGGAAAAAAATTCGGAAAAAAATCAATGGCGCCTATTATAAGCCCTAATAAGACAATTGCTGGTGCAGTTGGTGGAATTTTAACAACCGCACTCTTTATCATCGCTGCAGCTTATTTTTTAGAAATATTAACTATTTATTATATTATTTTTGCTTTTTTATTTCCTGCAGTTGCAATCATGGGCGATTTATTTGAATCATGTATCAAAAGAAATTTTGGTGTTAAAGATACAGGGACAATTATTCCTGGACATGGTGGTATTTTAGATAGATTTGATAGTTTTATTTTTACAGCACCTTTTACATATTATTTCATTATATTACTACTGGGGTGA